The genomic region CACCAAAGGCCGCTCCGACAGCGCCCCCTGCACGGCCGCCCGGGGCCGAGGCGGTGCTGCCTCCCCTCGCCCCTCCGCCGCCGGCCGAGCTGGAGCGGGCGCCGCGGCCTTCCCGTGCGGGTGAGTGCCCTGAACAAAAggctggctgagctgggctgagccgAGCGGAGCGAGGGGCGGCCGCCCGGCGGGCAGAGCCCTGCCCGGTATTGTTTTGGCGGCGGGGCGGGTGCGGGGTGTCGCCCGgcgccgccccgcccgcggGGTCACGTGCCGGGTGCCGGGGCCGCGGAGCCCTGTCGGGAGCCCTTCCCAAGGCCTCGCACCGAGAGGCTGGGAGGGAGATCCGGGACCGCCGGCAAAGCCTCCCGGTCcctcctgcagggccaggccccCTTCCGCGGAGCCGTGTCCCTGCAGGAGGCGGTGTCCCGACGCCGGTGCGGAGCGAGGTGCGCGCAGAGTGCCTGACCGGGCCCGGGTTTAGGCTGGACTCGATGGCCGGAGGTCGCTTCCAACCGTATCGGTTCTGTGAGTCGGGGGTTTCGTTGTGCTGGGCAGTAAAATAGGTCAGGAGCATGAGCCGTGGCGGCGTCACGCGTGGCGGAATGCCCTGGCCGAGCCGGCGCAGCGCTCCAGTTCCCAGGGCGATGTGCAGCGCTCCAGTGTGTGTGGCTTTGCCCCTGCGGTGTCCCCGCTGTGCCCGGCCGGCCTCGGTCACCGCTGCCGGCGGCGTCAGCGGAGCGGCTCGGGCGGGCACGAGAGCGCAGCGCGGAGCACCCAGACAGAAGTAGCTAAGTGTTCCTGATGGAAgtgcttttgtttctttgtgctTGACCGCCTCGGCTCAAGTGTTTGCTTTGCATCCCTTCGGAATGCTGAAAGGGAACGTGAAATGTGAAAGCGGGTCCCGCTTTCGGCGCGGTACGTGTTGCCGCCACTGAAAAACATTAACTGAATACGAGGGTTTTGTACGAATAAGACGATCGGAATGGTGAAATAGTTAAACTGAAACTGTGGGGGATTTTAATCTTAGTACAGCTTTTCAGTGATATGCCTGAGAAACGCTGTAGGTTTTGTTACTGGTGTGTAATATGCAGTTATGTATTAGCAATTACAAGGAGGCGTAGGGAGCAGAGCTTTAAAACGTTTTGCctcctctgtcaggtttgtaaTACTAAAATTCTGATCCTTCTTCCTTTGTTAGCTGCTGCCTTTGGACGGTGGGCCACTCAAAAATAGATTCTGAAGCATCTCTAGACATGCGGTACCAAAAATTACAGCGTGAAACAGTATTGAAGACATGCTGAAATCTGAATCTTCATTTACTAATTTTGAGTAAATCTTAAATATTGAACGTTTTTGTAAGAACTTGCTTTATAGCCTTGCGTGTTTAATAGTGTAGTTTCTTTCCAAGTCTGATGAAGTGCCAGTTGTTTAAATTGCTATAATACAAAATCTGTGGTGAGTGAAAAAAAAGTTCTTGTTTCCTTCAAAATATATTGCATCAATTTAGATGTAATTGAATTGTCATTTATTTAAAGAGCTGGAACTGCAATATTTTTATAGCCTATTGAGTAGTGAGCCCCTGGATAAGTCTTCATAttgaaattgatttttttttcctctcttctgtgCGTGTTAATCAAGTCTTTATATATACATGAAGAGATGTTCCTGTACTTATTTGAGTTTCTGAAGCATTGGTAACTTAAGATGAACCGGTTTCTGCTTTATTGTTGCACACTTTTGCTTTTGAGTGagaaattaacatttttcttaGTTAAATAGATTGAAACAGGATATATGCTCAAAATTCAAGGTCAGTGCTCCAATTGTAGCATAGGGAACAACCTCATTTTCAATACATGTAGCATTTTAGTACTGAAATGGCTGACTGTTCTGCACTTGACTATTCTTCTATGATTCAATTCCAAGTGTAGATACAAATGTTGGGGTTTACTAATATGCAATAGCCAGTGATAAGGAATGATGGGCAACCTGAAGCCTCATCACAACCAGCAACTCCTGAGAATATTCCAAGTTTAAAAAACAGGTAGAAAAAAGTAGGCAAGCACAGGAAACAGTGAAGTTATTTATCTGTTGTGCTATCTAGTACCAGGGACAGTTTTAAACATATCTGATGAGACTCAGTACCTTGAGCTGGTAGTGTATTGACACTAGCAGACCATCAGACAagagagtgattttttttttattaaataaaacagCTGCCTTCTTTCTTCCCACACTGTCTGGCTTATGGTTACTTGTGGGGAAGGGCAAAATTCCGGGGATCATTTTCCCCTCCTACCCACCAATGGAGTTAAAAATTGGGGAGCttgatggaaaaaaatccaagtattTAATTACAGAAGAGCATTTATTCTTGTGAAAGAATACTGTTACTCTGCTGAGTTTTCAagggaggaaatgatgaatttGTGAtagctattttaaaataatctgtaTGGAGTTGCAATATTCCTAGATTTCTATTATTTGAAGTAGGACTCAATAGTAGGCTTATGTTTGTTGAATTCACCAGTGTTGCACTTGTGTGTTTTTAGAAAGCTAAGATTTTACTTACAGAGAAAGCTTAAGACTATGGGTAACTCTTCATCAATATATAGGAGCTGGCTTCCTAAATATATATGCTTCTGATTTTAGTTTCAGTGGTTTGGTTAGTTGTTAATTGGGATGAGGGTTTGtaattgttgatttttttttttccctaaaggaATAAAGGTGGAAAAATTGTGCTGGGGCTGATAATTTACTGGGTCTCATAATTTAACGAGCACAGTTGGCTGAACTGACTAGAAATGGTTTCATTCTATCTTGACCTAGTAAAAGCTTAATATTGTTCTTAAGGAGACCCTGAAGTCATTTTGGGAGATGGGCCTGGTGGGAAGTCCACCACTTCAAATTCTTAAAGCGTGGAAGAAGTGGACATGACTCCTCCCAGTAAATATCCTGAGAGACTTTCGAGGGGACAAAGAGAACAGTTCCATGCTGGCTGAGCCTCAGTTTGGATGGGGATGGTCCTGACCAGTGACACTGTCCTTCTGTCCGTTTCATCTTCAAAGTTTCAAAATCAGTATGTGGTAGGATGCAGGCGTTTAGGAAGGGATTGCTGCAGATAGCATAACTCCTCATAGtacaggaaaaagggaaaatgaattGCTAAGTATAGAACATAGCCCTTACCCAGGTGACTTCAAAGAGGGAGTCATCATCCAAGAAGGGGCGTGTGTGTAACCACAAGTGTTTGTCAGTCCATTTAGTAGAATTTTCAGTACTGGCTTATTAAGTAGCAATGACATGAAATATAGAGGTTATTTGATGTCAGTGTGTGAACTAGTTCTTTTCAAGACCTTTGCTGCAGTTGGAAGGTTGCCTTATCGCAATCCTGTAATTATGCCTTCCTTGGATTCTTCTAGGTATAATTACATATCTTGAATATGTGtatgcatttttatttactAAGAAATCTCTGAGAACTTACCCAGCCTTTTTGTTGCCATCTCCACATAGCATTTGGTTTTATGATGTGTTACCTCTAGTAGTGCATTAGGAGAGGGAGTAGATAAAAGGCTTCAGGTGATACCTATTGAAGTAACAGAAAGCCAGCTCCAAGATGAAGGACTGAATACCACACCCAGAGCATCAAGCTTGTTGCAGCTGTCTCTTTGATCATAGAAAATATAGTATCTTGTCTCAGTGGATTAGTAGAGCCACAATTCTAACGCGATTGCTGCGCTTGGTTTCAGAGTGATGTGTGAAGAAAGGAAATCTGCTAGAACTATGAGGGGAGAAAAGGTGTGGATAGGCTTgttaatttttgcatttttcctttGGAGCTCATTCTAAAAATAGCTGTACAAAATGTTACATGGAGCTCAGctataaagaaaataacataTTTGAGTAATGCTTCATGCACTGAAGTCATCTGAACACTCTGATATTAATGATAAATATTTGATCATTTGATAAAGGGCTATGGCACAGAACACTGTAGTGCTCCATCTTCTTTCAGGGACTTATCACTTCCTGACTTTACTTGACTCTTACATGTCTGCTCTGCACTGTATTTATGCTGAAATGATTCTTTCCTTGAACAAATTGAAATCAAAGAGGTGACATTCTCAGGTCTACTTCAAATCATTCCTATAGATAATGTTCTGCAGCAACTGGAAACTGTAGTTCAAGGTGTTTGACAATCATCCAGAAAGCTACAGACCAAAAGGAAGAGGTGATTCTGTAGCTCATCTTTCTTTTTACAGAAGATTCACTGAAGGTGGTTCTCCTAGGTCAAGACTTTCATGATTAGGTTGTGAGAATGCAAGAGTGATGGTCTCTCTTCCCCTTCTGAGTTTGCAGATTCCTGCTGTGGGAACTTTTAAGGTATTTGTTAGGCACTTAGTGGCACTTAGTAATTATTAGGTTTGTGTGAAGTGACTTTGCTCAGATTCTGGTTGGTGGCATTCACCAAATATATTGCTACTGACATCATCTGCTAGCCTGAAGAGGGGTATATTACCTCTGAGGTGTGGAGGCTGAGTTGCATCCTTGTCCTCTTTTTTAGAAACTCTTTCCATTGTTGAACCTTGGAGCCCATCAggacattttaaagaaatagaGGAAGGTCCtaattaatttttgttgtttatttacCTTGGTAGGTATCAAATATAGTTCATAGAGTTTGTTTATAAGCTGGTATGAGCTTGTATGAGGACAATAAATTGTATGAGGACATACAATTGTAGGTTTATAAAGAAGAAAGTCCTGAATGTTCTGAGGTTCATTCATTAATGATGCAATGATCTCTGTAAAAGAGGATGAGGATTCAAAGCTCTGAGCCTTGAAATACGAAGAGGCAAATTTCTGATTGAAATATGGGGAGGACTTGGGGGAAATCAGCTGTTCGTGCACACTGCTTTTCCTCAAGCATCTGATACTAGTCTGTGTCAGGATAACACACAGAGCTAGATGGTCCTGTGGGATGGTATCAAACAGATAGTTTTATAAAAAGCTTTAGGAAGCCATTGTAACTTTCTAAATTTCCTAAATATAAGGGATCATTTATTAGAGGTTAAATTTGCATAAACATAACATGCTCCAAACTTTGGTCTTTTACTCCTTTTTTGAGGTCACTGTTTGGAAATGAGCAATTAACTTACTGttgtaaaaaataatttccttttataATGCTTAaaaaatgatgattttttttgaaacagacatcaaaataaaaactgtggaTCAAAATTGATGGTTacaaaaaattaaacagaagtCCAGTGATAGttttattgaaaataaaatacatcaaGTAAATAAAAGCATTGTAATTTCCTTTTTGTAACAGAACCATGGCATTGTACTTTGCTTGCTCGTACCTCTGGACAGCATTGTAATGGTGGTATTATTTGCTTTCTATTAGTTTGCAGAGAAGCTGAAACGCTGTAGCGTACCGCTGAGTGGGACAAGTCAGGAATGAGCCAGCCTTGGGAAGGAGGACCTGCCATCCTAGCTGGAGACGTCTGAAGAGAGGACATTTCAGTCTTCATGCTTCAGTAGAAATTACTAAGAAAAAGTAAGGTGTTGTTTTGTTAATGAACTTAAACATGTCAGCTCCTTGATGGACTGCTTAGTTGCAGTTATAATTTGACCTGGAATTTGAAGTGGTTTTGTGGGAATTTACATTTTCTTCCATTAGAGTCCAAGAAGGCCTGGGGTCTTTTCATGTAATTGTTACACATCACCTCTTCCATACTTCATGTATTGATGAAGGACCCATAGCTTAGAAATTACCTGTATTATTAAATATTACCAATAAAAACTACAAGAGTAAGATTTTGGCCTAATTCCATACTGTCTCCATAAGTTTTAGTCTGTACTTGTTAAAATGCAGAGTTCAGGTTCTTTTTCGTCCCTTTTTTATACCTGAATTGAGGATCTaaatacttaaaataaaattatttttagaattaTTCCTTGTGTTTAGTTAATTCTTAGTCAAGTAGTCAGTAGTCAAGAATATAAATTTCTATGATGCCAGGAGTGTTTTAAAGGGAAcccaatccccccaaaaataGAGCTTTCTTATTTGATAACAGTTCTGATATAAAGCCTGTTTTGATTGAACCTTGTTACAAAATATTACTTTTAATTTCAGGAAAAACACTGTGTGGTCAGAGTTTGTTTAATTCTTAGTACCATGAAGTTGCAGTGGAAGTGCTTCCACAGCCATAACATAGCAGAATAGCAGTCCAAGATGTTTGTCCTCGGTTCTGAAGGATTACCTCTTCAGTAAAAACCTACATGTATGTCCTCCTACCAGCTTATAAACAAACTCCATGACCTAGATTTGGTATTAAGaaggtaaattaaaaaaaaccaaaaaaacaaacagcatcatcagcatcatgctttaaaaacaaaaagtgaGACAGAATCCGTGTAGTTGATATAAATCTTCAAGTGCATAATTGTCCTGCATTCTGAGCACATGCAACTGCAGTTGTGCTTATCGTATCAGAGTTTTATGTTCCTGCATAGCACTTTTAGAGATAAGGGTTTGCTCCTCCAGCTCTATTCATTTTATACATAACATTTTCCTTAGAGtcattaaaaatcaaataagaATTTCAAGAAAAAGCATTTACTCCTTTTCATATCCTACCCCAAAGATCCCTCAAATTAATGGGTGACCTACTGAGCACAGTTAAAATGTTAGCATTTTTTGCTTTCAGTAAACGGGTGAGAACTTTTAATCCTTCTTTTAGTTTACCTCAGGGTAAACTCTTTAGTTTAGCTCATGGTATCACAATTTGGTTTGTCAAAGTGCATTGTCTTTTTGAttcctttattgcattttaatcACCTCCAAAATCTTAATTATGATAGGTGACTTGTGTAGAAGTTACTTACCTACAGGTTGTTTTAATCTTTTCTTTCACTCTGAAAAGGATAATTTTATAAAGCATATTCAGGGAGAAGCATCCTTTTGTAAAACTGTAGCATGGAAGTCaaaagctctgctgctgtgcttttttGCATTCTACTATCTCATTGTGGGGGCATTTGAAAATTAAGATCCTTTCCTCTGCCATGGTTAGCAAAAATCAATCAATAAATGGATTTCTCTTTCAGCTCTTCTGTTGCGAAATGATGGTTGGGTTGTGTTTGTGGTATTCTGAAATCTCAACAGACTTTGTTCTCCCTTTTTCTGATAAGTTTCTTGGTATAAACCCCAACATTGGCTATAAAAATCTGTCGTAAAATACGTCCTCAGAAGTGTGCGGCTTCCAAAAAGCAACTTGTTCACAACATTGTTAAAATGGATCTCACAGATGTGTGCTGTGCAGTAAAATCACAGTTGCCAGCTGGTAGGTAATGCCGTGTGTGTATCTGGCATGCTGATTTAAGAACTGTTATGCAGATTGGTCATTAatctcagaaaaagaaattcagatATGAAACTGAAACGTAGATGGATACaattttgtgctgcttcaggAAAAAGTACTTGAGCTGtagagcttttaaaataattatttgataaAAAAAGGATTAAAGAGGCATTGGTCTTTGAAGAGGAAATTTTAGTGATAAAAGGAAACAGCatacagaaaaatgttttaagtaAATAGCACATGATACATTATTGTAAAGATAAATATAGATACTGAGGCATAGGTTTTTGTTTAATCCCAGCATATATCAGTGGAAGCTTTTACAGTAATACTAGGCATTTTCTCTTGAGGCTACACGTTTTGTTAGAAATGTGTATAACATTAGAACCAGCTGTCCAGGGAGCCTGTGGTATTTCCATCCTTGCAGATTTCAAAAAAAACAGCTAGACAAAGCCACAGCTGGTCTCATCTAGTATTGGTGTTGGTGCCATGTGGAGCAGGAGACTGGACTAGGTGACTCTAAAGGTCCCTTTTGGCCCACATGCTTGTGGTAGTTTTGCATGAACTATTCCTAGCTGCCCATACAACAAAGACTACTTTCACTGAAAGGCTGTTTTGTTGGATATCAGTCTTGAAGTTTCTTGGGGATTTTAAATAACAAAGGCACCTTTTTAGGCCCCATTCCCCAAAGCCTGTTCTCCTCCCTCATTTGGTATCTGGTATTTGGTTTTGATTGTTaataaatcaaagaaaaattaCCATGAAACAGACCGTGAAAGATTGCCATGGCAAAAATGTAGTTGAGAAGGCATTTGCATATTTAGGCTAGAATTTTTCAACTGCTTAAATCCTACATGATGCCAAAGTGATGCAGTTTTGCATTCCCTATTCTCTTACAGTTACAAAATCATCTTTAGTAACAGAAATAAGATATGGCCAGAAAAATTAAAGGCAATTACTTCACAAGCCAGTCAAATCAGAGTTGTGTGTCTTCTTCAATacactgctgcttctgctggtcTGCAGTGATTCCTTTTGAGAGGTACTTGTATATCAGGGAATTCATTTGATGTTTAAGGAAAAGGAGTCCAAGGTATCTTCTGAAAAGGCCACCTCAGTTTTCAAATCTGGTTCTTTCTGCATCCCTGTGGTTGCTCTGAGCTCAGTTTGAGGGTAGTGTACCATGGTGGAAGGGGACTGAGAAACAGAGTGGGGGAACTCTtcagctgggtgctgctgtcAGGCTTATTTTCTATTGTGTAAACCTAGTCTGAGATACTGTTCAGGGAGTCCCTTAATCAAACAGATGATCACCTATAGTCTGAAGAGAGATTGTTTAAGTTCAGTTTGCAGCTATGTCACCTCTTGAGGAAAGAAccaaaatttctttaaatttccTGAGGAGGTACCAAAGTAACTGGTTGGCTGATGGTCCATTAATCAACTCTACTTCAGGGAGTGAACAGAGGGAATTCCAAAGTTTGTTTTCTGACTTGGTATGTTAACATGCTGCAAATTAAACAGATAAAAGGTTGGTGATCAGCAAAAGAAATCTCAGTGTAGCCCATCTCAGGAAACAGTAACTTACCTTAATTTGAAGTAAACATCTCATTGGATTGTTGAGTGAAATGTGATGCGAGGTGCTAGTTTAAGTTGACATAATAAACTGATTTAAATTTCTTTGATCCTCTGCAGGATGGCTGGCTGTGGCGAAATAGATCATTCGATCAACATGCTTCCCACAAACAGGAAGACAAATGAGTCATGTACCAATGCAGCACCTTCCCTGCAAGTCCCTGAATGTGCTATCTGTCTGCAAACGTGTGTCCATCCAGTAAGTCTGCCCTGTAAACATGTTTTCTGCTATCTGTGTGTTAAGGGCGCTTCTTGGCTTGGGAAACGATGCGCACTCTGCCGGCAAGAGATTCCTGAGGATTTCCTTGACAAGCCGACCTTATTGTCACCTGAAGAACTCAAAGCAGCAAGCAGAGGCAATGGAGAATATGCTTGGTACTATGAAGGTAGAAATGGCTGGTGGCAGTACGATGAACGTACCAGCAGAGAGCTGGAAGATGCCTTTTCCAAGGGTAAAAAGAGCACTGAAATGCTAATTGCTGGTTTTTTATACGTGGCAGACCTTGAGAACATGGTTCAGTATAGGAGAAATGAGCATGGACGTCGCAGAAAAATAAAACGGGACATAATAGATATACCAAAGAAGGGAGTGGCTGGGCTGAGGCTGGACTGTGACACCAACACTGTCAACCTGGCACGAGAGAGCTCCGCTGACGGTGCGGACAGCACAATgactccaggggctgcagctgtgcagcctCTAGCAACCATTTCTGTGAGGCCCCTACCAGCACTAGATGGTCAGCTCGTGAGCCCTTCCACGCCGTCACCTGATGCAAGCAATTCTCTAGAGAACTCTTTTGCCCAGTTGCAAATAAATGGAGACAGTATGGCTGAAAGGAGTCacaggggagagggagaagaagACCACGAATCATCATCTTCTGGTAGGGTGCCAGCCCCCGACACCTCTGTGGAGGAGACCGAATCGGATGCCAGCAGTGACAGCGAGGATGTGTCTGCCCACCTTCAGCAACACCTGTCCTCTGGTCAGCAGAGACACTTGAGTGCTGGTGcaagccaggcaggagcagataGACCAGGGGCAGGGGGTGGGGTGGCAAACACAAGTGTAAGATCTAGAAGGCCAGATGGACAGTGCACAGTCACTGAAGTTTAAATCTAGAGCCATGCGAAAAAAAATACTCAGTTGTAATTTTCTGTAAATTTTCTGTCCACATTGGCATTGCACTCAAACCTAGCAGCGTGTTTGGTGGGAGGGTGGGGTGAAGGGGAGAAAACAGATTTGGCCTGTTTTAACTTAAGTCTCTTAACATGTCTCAGCTGGAAGACTCTTTAACTCTAGGAAACTGGGTTGTCCTGTTAATGGTTTGAAAGCTGTTTAGCAATGCCCAGTTTTCTTGAAAATGTCTTGTGTTTATTTTGTAGCATTTTCCCCTTGAAGATACTCTATCCCTTTTTGGCCAATGTATATCTACTGTACAACTTGAATTGTCTTCATTATCTGACTGTTGCATTAAGTGTCTTACTACTTTCTGCATGGATTGATGTATGAAAAGAACACTAAAGCTATGTGGAATCAGGCAAGGTGTTGGGTGTGAGCAGGATGCTTAATTTAACGTGAGAAAATAGATGTGAGTTTGGagttaaaatgtgtttttactAGACAAGAGCAATCATTTACCTTCTTTCAATGGAAATGTAAAAATGCTGTTAACTTGTGTTGGAAATCCTTACCTTTACACTCTCCATGGCTTTTTCACTGGCTTTGCCATCTAGTCcttgtggttttgtttattgAGATCTTTCTTGATCTGTCTTGTTTTTGTTACAGAatttataatttaataaaaCTACATTTTATCAGTAACAATCTCAGATAAGTTTCCAGTTTAATTGAACTTCACTGCAggaatttcaaagaaaatgatCATAAAACAGCTTCCCAAGTTTACCACAGGGGAGGACTAGTTCTGAGTGGCATCCTGACATCCTTCCATCCCTGACTGGCTCTCTCAAACACAACGGCCGTAGGCGTCTCATCTTTTACTGAACAATCTTGAGTTGCAAGCTTAGTACTCACACAGACATCTGAAGAGCTGATTAACTCACTTCACTGTTGATGGCAGGCAGAATTATCACACACAGCCTTATTTTAACAGCAGAAATGTTGATAAAAGAGGGTAAGTTATCAAGTTGACCCTATAACAAAGGACAGGGATATTACAGCTGTTCTTCTGTTCATAGAAAAACTATGGTGGCAGCACAGAAATTGTAGTTTTGTGCTTGTATTAGCAGTGTAGGAGCTGCATTTCAACAGACTTCTGAATGTTAGAAGCCAGATCTTGAGAAACACAGCTTGTCTTTTATCTCTCTGGCAGttctttaacattttttttcagactGAGAAACAGCATTAGCGGATTCTGgacttcattttaaaataaagctaaTTAAACTCCAATTCTTAGTATCTGTATCTCAGAATAGAAAGGGACAGTAGTTGATACATAGGTACTACTGATCTTAAGACAGAAGTTGCTTTAAGGAAACAATGATTTGAAGGAAATTAAAAGGCTGACTTTTAAAAATGGTAGACTTAAACATCTTATAATGTTCTTACTGTAATGATGGATGACGTGTCTGATCTTGGAGAAAGTTGTGCCCCTCTTCTGCTGCCTACAGGTGTGATCAGTGGGTCACAAAAATGCAGGTGAGACTAGGATGGAATAAGGAAGATTTCTTCCATTCTCAGTTAGGAATAAATGCTCTTAATCAGAGATTTTCACTATCATCTTCCAGTCCCATAAGGAAATATGCCAATTACCTGGACTTTAAGAAGGAAACTGGATGGaatgttttttctctgttaGTTGCTACCTTATTTCTCTGATTTGAGTTAGTATACAGTGGCTCTAACCAAAGTATGACTTAGTACTGCAAAAGCCTTCACTAAGAACGCTTCAGCTATGTACACACACTTCATGTGAGAGTATGGGTtgaaaaaagcaagaaagaaaataaaggaacagGACTCACTATATGCTTTAGGATTTACAGCCCAAACAGTCTACAAATAATTCTATCAGTGATTATCCTTGGGGTTTTTGACCCAAGTAGAGAGTTCAGCCTCACACCTGTGATGCTGCTtttggctcctgctggctgACTGGAGCTGTGAAACACTAAAATTAGTTAAAGTAAGACTGGTAAGACCTTAATAGGCAGCCATCAGAGTAGCAAATGCACTCCCCAGATCAAGCTAGGGAAAAGTAGTAGCTGGTAATTCCCATCTTACATTTAAACCATTATTTTCAGTAGGAAATGTGTTCTCTGTCCATTTTAGCAAAGCCACAGCCACACTGCATTATGTGGTTGACTGTAATTCCATGCACTAAATGATTTTGAACTTGTGCAGCATAGCCAGAGAAATGCACAATGgagcagaagggaaaatgagAAGGAAATTTAAATACTATAAAATCTATAGCACTTCATTGTTTCCAGAACAGATAACCACAGATAAGGAATCCTATTTCATGGCTAAAAAAGATATAAATCAGATAGGGACCCAAGCATTCTGCAAGAACACCATGCTTATCTAGATTGACCATCTGGTAAATATATTTCTATCAGCAGCAAATAAGATAGAAGTATCTGTATTGCTAAAAGTGATCTCCAGTATCCAACCCCTACAGGCTTGGTACAGAATCCACACTCCCATTAAACCCTTGGGTTGGCCCAgtacacagaagaaaaataagacaGACATTTCACAATGCAATGGGAAGCTTAGTTTGCTGAGGAGGAAGCTGGCAAACTAGCCCCTAGGAAATACAAAAGCTGGCATGCTGTTTAATTAGGAGACTGGGACTATCAATTTTGATgtttctaatttattttgcacATTTAgtacttgtttgtttttaaaccatttcagaagggaaaaaaacccctgagatGAAGCTTGACATCTTTAACAGttgtaaagaaaatacaaaCATTTAACAACTGCTGGTTAAAGATATTTCCCACTTTAAGATGATAAGAAAGTATTCTGTGAAATAAAGCATTTAGCTTTCAAATGGGTAAAATGGGATTCCATTTCATCTCAGTCTGGAACTTTCATCCTAGCACTCATGGTAATTTAGCTGGGCTGGTTTTTGTATGAAGGCCTCTACTTACTTTTAGAGTAAGAGAATATGGTATAACACTACTCACACAATCCTTGATCCTAATGTTCTTCAGAATGTCCTGTACCTATGCTTGATACGATTATGATACTAGCAATATGGGTTTCCATAACCCTCTCTGAAACTGTTCTGAGTGTATCTTGGTATGTAATAGTTAATtatttgtcttgtttttttAGAAGCAAACATTAGCCTTTGATACAAATCAGAGAGGGTGGCTGGGGAAATAC from Agelaius phoeniceus isolate bAgePho1 chromosome 3, bAgePho1.hap1, whole genome shotgun sequence harbors:
- the RNF146 gene encoding E3 ubiquitin-protein ligase RNF146, with the protein product MAGCGEIDHSINMLPTNRKTNESCTNAAPSLQVPECAICLQTCVHPVSLPCKHVFCYLCVKGASWLGKRCALCRQEIPEDFLDKPTLLSPEELKAASRGNGEYAWYYEGRNGWWQYDERTSRELEDAFSKGKKSTEMLIAGFLYVADLENMVQYRRNEHGRRRKIKRDIIDIPKKGVAGLRLDCDTNTVNLARESSADGADSTMTPGAAAVQPLATISVRPLPALDGQLVSPSTPSPDASNSLENSFAQLQINGDSMAERSHRGEGEEDHESSSSGRVPAPDTSVEETESDASSDSEDVSAHLQQHLSSGQQRHLSAGASQAGADRPGAGGGVANTSVRSRRPDGQCTVTEV